The Osmerus eperlanus chromosome 1, fOsmEpe2.1, whole genome shotgun sequence genome includes the window CTGACCTGTAATGCCATCTGCTgtccaggagggggagacatgcTGTTTCCTGCGTCTGCTGCTGCGCTTCTACGTGGAGAGAGTGTTCACCAGCCacgcctcctctcatccccaggACCGCCGTACCATCAGTGCGCTGGCTAATGCCTTCATCACCATTAAGAGAGACCtcaaactgtgtgtgagtgatcacACTCACACTCGCGCTGACATAAATAGAACACATCATAGAAATGTATTCTCTAAGTGTTTtctgtatctgtgtttgtgtcaaacCAAGTCAAACCCAGTTTTCTGTTCCCTCTACTGCACCTGTCTCGGTGCTGTGCAGCATTGCCACTGTGGAGAGAATACCAGAAGCAGGCTGGACTCCCTAAATACTGACTTTGAGAAGGTAACTACATATGCCTGTGACAGGAGATATATAGAGATATATAGACTATATAGAGAGAAATATATAATTAATGTATCTAGATATAATGCATCTCTGTTGCTCTCGCCCTTTCTTTCTACCTCCCTGTCTAAACTCTTGTTATTTACCTCCCTTCGTCTctacctccccttctctttctctctgtctccacagcTAGGAGTGCAGCAGGCAGCACTGAAGGCTTTGGGGGAGCTGGACTCTGTCCTGGAGTGGCTGGAGGGTCttggtcctcacacacacacacacccttcatcgccataacagagagagatagatcagGCCTGAGAATGTACTAAGCTAAAGAATATATTATAAATTAttaaaatgttatttatttCATTTGATATTTATTGTTTTCTGAACATTTAATGTATGTACAATGTGTTCTGTTGAAAAACATAGGGACATTTAAAGTGTGGCCATGTCCTTACATCACTATACATTGGTATAGATTGCAATAAAactatttttgtatttgatttgtatttgatttgtattttattagattaactgatgttgttgtttcaTTTTCCCATACCCCCATTCAGTACCTTTACATCTGGTATACCTGGAAACAGAAATACATGCTACTGACATCTAGTGGTTGTAAAAAGAACAGAAAAGCAGCACGTAGTACTGGCTGGTTAATACCGGAACATTTTGGGGAACTACAAAATAATCTCTCACTAGATTTATTGTTATGTATCAATTGACCTCAAGGAACCGTTGCGTATTTTCATTCAGTTAGATGATGTCTCGAAACTGAGCACTCTCGCACTACAAGTCAAAATTTGGATGATTAACAGCAGGAAATTATGAGGTGTCATAATCAGCAGTGTTTATGTAACAGTTTTATGTTTCCTTGTGGTTACAACTTGTAaccacaaggaaacagaacatttACAAGCTCACATTATT containing:
- the il19l gene encoding interleukin 19 like, which encodes MKVLSESSCSRFLLVLFCLTGCAMGLRVHLGSCTVSAHTHELRKHYSEIRASVIAEDSNMDMRLLRGAVMKNMQEGETCCFLRLLLRFYVERVFTSHASSHPQDRRTISALANAFITIKRDLKLCHCHCGENTRSRLDSLNTDFEKLGVQQAALKALGELDSVLEWLEGLGPHTHTHPSSP